One window of Nicotiana tomentosiformis chromosome 11, ASM39032v3, whole genome shotgun sequence genomic DNA carries:
- the LOC104091558 gene encoding uncharacterized protein At4g14100-like — MSMRSVSFVLVVVAAIWISNYSSGLIHVCSSAESSAPKPAPWPHQFHSLLFVNYSGSLSLIDLWYDWTNGRNFNIIQHQLGKLLYDLEWNNGTSFFYTLDDNKECRSAQLDVGILRPNWLDGATYLGQRSFDGFLCNVWQKVDFIWYYEDVVTKRPVHWVFYTGRSIHVMTFEVGAALEDAKWQAPVYCFENKNPNEHPASEKSIVDIGFLEYESNGILREVI; from the exons ATGAGCATGAGGAGTGTATCTTTCGTACTAGTTGTCGTTGCCGCAATATGGATTTCTAATTATTCCAGTGGCTTAATTCATGTATGTTCCTCGGCAGAGTCGTCAGCGCCGAAGCCAGCCCCATGGCCTCACCAATTCCACTCACTACTCTTCGTTAACTACAGCGGATCTTTAAGCCTAATTGACCTTTGGTACGATTGGACCAACGGCCGCAACTTCAACATTATCCAGCACCAGCTAGGGAAACTTCTCTACGACCTCGAATGGAATAACGGCACCAGTTTCTTCTACACCTTAGACGACAATAAGGAGTGTCGTTCCGCTCAGCTTGATGTTGGGATTCTCAGACCTAATTGGCTTGACGGAGCTACTTACCTTGGTCAGCGTTCCTTCGACGGATTTCTGTGTAATGTGTGGCAGAAGGTTGATTTCATTTGGTATTACGAAGATGTCGTCACCAAGAGACCCGTCCATTGGGTTTTCTATACCG GAAGGTCTATTCATGTCATGACGTTTGAAGTGGGAGCAGCTCTGGAGGATGCAAAATGGCAGGCCCCTGTATATTGTTTTGAGAATAAAAATCCTAACGAACATCCTGCATCAGAGAAGAGTATTGTGGATATTGGCTTCCTAGAATATGAATCAAATGGTATTTTGAGAGAGGTCATATAG